A genomic region of Eucalyptus grandis isolate ANBG69807.140 chromosome 5, ASM1654582v1, whole genome shotgun sequence contains the following coding sequences:
- the LOC104443798 gene encoding oxalate--CoA ligase — protein MEVRTLTGLMKMVASTSPDQIAVSVRGKIELTYAHLRERVDEAAALLVFSGVDAGDVVALTFPNTVEFVILLLAVIRCRAIVAPLNPTYTAERFSFCLSNSGSKLLLTPQEGNQQAQFAASMLNIPHLTAKLHSAKSKITLSSINIEPSLDLMSKVVNEPSDVALFLHTSSNMSHPIPVLLTQHDLASSVQNIKRVYKLTNSDSTVIVLPMFNVYGLVAGLLSSLAAGVTVALPAAVRFSASRFWADMILYNATWYTAIPRIHQIILDHHLSKPQPAYPKLRFIMSCGALLAPSIRAQLEEAFGAPVLEAYAMMEATHLTASNPLPEDGEHKPSSVGRPVGQEMAISDEYGAIRAVGVSSEVCIGGPNVTEGHKNNPEANKQAFQSRRFHTGGVSYGGLDARFSASRSLADSAAWVSHMSEVASPSPSNDMPEGNNAPQTTEENNTETVRGGEEGGHGLTMEFEKFSGPKNFSYEELMTAIADRKILGKGGFGAVYEGRIGKARTQVAVKVINYDSHQGMNEYKSEVITLSQLRHKNLVPLIGYCHEADKFVLVYEFMSEGSLEDHLFKGKSLLTWETRYKIAQGLASVLHYLQKQCRQCVIHRDIKSSNIMLDEEFEAKLGDFGLARLVDYATGSKTTELIGTRGYMAPEYITTSRASKETDVYSFGVVLLEIVSGRRVIDLERDPIDLIEWSLKHYRARKLVHAVDEKLGKDFDKKQAEALIIAGLLCAHPITTSRPSIEEAMAILNLKARVKPRELPLKSPQSPLSINWKVSPRWLKF, from the exons ATGGAAGTACGTACGCTCACAGGCCTGATGAAGATGGTGGCGTCGACTAGCCCCGACCAGATAGCCGTCTCCGTCAGGGGGAAGATCGAACTGACTTATGCGCATCTGCGGGAGCGCGTCGATGAAGCCGCTGCGCTCCTTGTCTTCTCCGGCGTCGATGCCGGCGACGTCGTCGCTCTCACTTTCCCCAACACCGTCGAG TTTGTAATCCTGCTACTGGCAGTAATCCGTTGCCGAGCCATAGTGGCTCCGCTTAACCCCACCTACACAGCTGAGCGGTTCAGCTTCTGCCTTTCCAACTCGGGGTCGAAGCTCCTATTGACACCACAAGAAGGAAATCAACAGGCTCAATTTGCTGCTTCCATGCTTAACATCCCCCACCTAACTGCCAAGCTTCACTCCGCCAAGTCCAAAATCACTCTCTCTTCGATCAACATAGAGCCGAGCCTTGACTTGATGTCCAAAGTCGTCAACGAACCCTCGGATGTAGCTCTGTTCTTGCACACCTCCAGCAATATGAGTCACCCCATACCCGTGCTGCTAACTCAGCACGATTTGGCTTCATCGGTTCAGAACATCAAGCGGGTGTACAAACTAACAAATTCAGACTCTACCGTGATTGTGCTTCCGATGTTCAATGTATACGGCTTGGTTGCTGGATTATTGAGCTCTTTAGCTGCTGGAGTTACCGTGGCCCTCCCGGCGGCTGTTAGGTTCTCAGCATCCAGATTTTGGGCAGATATGATTTTATACAATGCCACGTGGTACACAGCAATCCCTAGAATCCACCAGATCATCCTGGACCACCACCTCAGCAAGCCACAGCCGGCTTACCCGAAGCTACGATTCATAATGAGCTGCGGTGCGTTACTCGCGCCCTCTATCCGGGCTCAGCTTGAGGAGGCATTTGGTGCACCCGTGCTTGAGGCTTATGCAATGATGGAGGCTACTCACCTGACGGCTTCAAACCCCTTGCCCGAAGATGGTGAGCATAAGCCCAGTTCAGTCGGGAGACCTGTAGGGCAGGAGATGGCGATTTCGGATGAGTATGGGGCCATAAGGGCGGTGGGGGTGAGCAGTGAAGTGTGTATAGGGGGACCGAACGTGACTGAAGGTCATAAGAATAATCCAGAGGCAAATAAGCAGGCCTTCCAGTCCAGGCGGTTTCATACGGGTGGTGTTTCGTACGGGGGTTTGGATGCTAGGTTCTCGGCGTCGAGATCTTTGGCAGATAGTGCTGCTTGGGTAAGTCATATGTCAGAAGTTGCCAGTCCATCCCCGAGCAATGATATGCCAGAGGGAAATAATGCACCTCAGACAACCGAAGAGAACAACACCGAGACCGTGAGAGGTGGAGAAGAAGGCGGCCATGGATTAACCATGGAGTTTGAAAAGTTTAGTGGACCAAAGAACTTCTCCTATGAAGAATTGATGACAGCGATTGCAGATCGCAAGATTCTGGGAAAAGGAGGTTTCGGCGCGGTGTACGAAGGGCGAATAGGAAAAGCTCGCACACAGGTCGCCGTGAAGGTTATAAACTATGATTCGCACCAAGGGATGAATGAGTATAAATCTGAGGTGATCACGTTGAGCCAGCTTAGGCACAAAAACTTGGTGCCACTTATAGGCTATTGTCACGAGGCGGATAAATTTGTCCTGGTTTACGAATTCATGAGTGAAGGTAGCTTGGAGGATCATCTATTTAAAGGCAAATCCTTATTGACATGGGAAACAAGGTATAAAATCGCTCAAGGATTAGCCTCGGTGTTGCACTACCTGCAAAAACAATGTCGTCAATGCGTGATCCATAGGGATATCAAGTCTAGCAACATCATGCTCGATGAAGAGTTCGAGGCCAAATTGGGAGATTTTGGATTGGCTAGGCTAGTAGACTATGCCACAGGGTCCAAGACAACTGAATTGATAGGAACACGGGGTTACATGGCTCCGGAATATATTACAACTAGTAGGGCAAGTAAAGAAACTGATGTCTACAGTTTCGGAGTCGTCCTTTTGGAAATAGTATCTGGGAGAAGAGTCATCGACCTGGAACGAGACCCAATAGACCTCATAGAGTGGTCATTGAAGCACTATAGGGCCAGGAAGTTGGTCCATGCGGTGGATGAGAAGCTCGGCAAGGATTTCGACAAGAAACAGGCCGAGGCCCTAATAATAGCGGGGTTGTTGTGCGCTCATCCCATTACTACTTCTCGGCCTTCGATTGAAGAGGCGATGGCCATTTTGAACTTGAAGGCAAGGGTAAAGCCTCGCGAGCTCCCCTTGAAGTCACCGCAATCCCCACTTAGTATTAATTGGAAAGTCTCGCCCCGATGGCTTAAGTTTTAG
- the LOC104443797 gene encoding putative pre-16S rRNA nuclease: MRYVKPLSLFQDVLMAHTKKKGRLLGLDVGDKYVGLAVSDSSNKVASPLSVLLRKKTNIDLMATDLQSLVSEFSLLGFVVGVPLDRFRSPNRDAVQMKVFIDELSKTGKLEGVCYTYWEETFTSKNVELLLQPLTLHSVVAKTIMDKFAAMGILQGYLDYANKKQRSESSE, from the exons ATGAGGTACGTGAAACCTTTGAGCTTGTTCCAAGACGTATTGATGGCTCATACGAAGAAAAAAGGCCGCTTGCTAGGCTTGGATGTTGGCGATAAGTATGTTGGACTTGCTGTCTCGGATTCAAGCAACAAGGTCGCGTCACCCCTGAG TGTTCTGCTTAGGAAGAAGACAAATATTGACTTGATGGCGACTGATCTTCAGAGTCTG GTCTCTGAATTCTCGCTACTTGGATTTGTGGTTGGCGTCCCTCTTGACCGGTTTCGTAGTCCCAATCGTGAT GCTGTGCAAATGAAGGTTTTTATTGACGAGCTTTCTAAAACAGGAAAACTTGAAGGTGTTTGTTATACGTATTGGGAAGAAACCTTTACATCAAAG AACGTGGAATTGTTGTTACAACCTTTGACGTTGCATTCGGTAGTAGCGAAGACAATAATGGACAAGTTTGCTGCTATGGGGATACTCCAG GGATATTTGGATTATGCCAACAAGAAGCAGAGATCAGAGTCTTCTGAATAG
- the LOC104443801 gene encoding uncharacterized protein LOC104443801 encodes MGELTLTGLLQKAASDFPDGRAVSACGELDLTHAQLQELVDRAAALLVASGIGAGDVVALAFPNTIEFVILLLAVIRCQATAAPLDPICTAKEFEFYLSDTEPKLLLTPQERNQRAQSAASKLNIPHVTAKFHSANSRITLSSTDIEPSLELMFKVVNDPSDVALFLHPSSTTSRPKRMLLTQGNLASSVQNIKRVYKLTESDSTVIVLPLFHVHGLVAGLLSSLAAGAAVALPAAVRFSVPTFWADMISYNATWYTADAIFHKNILKHHLSKPKRIYPKLRFITSCSASLAPSIISQLEKAFNAPVLKTYAMTEATHLMASNPLPEDGEHKPESVGSPVGQEMAIMDARFSASGSSADGAAREHYMSEVAGPCPSDDTPEGDDAPKTTEENKTESERGAEEGGHRLKLTVELEMFNGPTKFSYEELMIATADRKILGKGGFGVVYEGCIGKAHTPVAVKLINSHSHQGLKEYTSEVMTLGQLSHKNLVPLIGYCHEEDKFILVYEFMSEGNLEDHLFKGRSLLTWERRYKIAQGLASALHYLQKQCRQCVIHRDIKSSNIMLDEEFEAKLGDFGLARLGDHARGSQTTELMGTMGYVAPEYCVTGKATEETDIYSFGLVLLELGSGRRVIDLKRDPIGLAEWLRKHYGPKKLVNAVDERLGKDFDKKQAEALLTVGLWCAHPIADSRPSIEEAMAVLNLKAKAKLRELPSKMPPSPLCIDRKVSAWMPWL; translated from the exons ATGGGGGAACTTACGCTCACGGGCCTGCTGCAGAAGGCGGCGTCGGATTTCCCTGACGGGAGAGCCGTCTCCGCCTGCGGGGAGCTTGACCTGACGCACGCGCAGCTGCAGGAGCTTGTTGACCGTGCCGCCGCACTCCTTGTGGCCTCCGGCATCGGTGCCGGCGATGTCGTCGCACTCGCTTTCCCCAACACCATCGAG TTTGTGATCTTGCTTCTGGCGGTAATCCGTTGCCAAGCCACAGCAGCTCCGCTCGACCCCATCTGCACAGCTAAGGAATTCGAGTTCTATCTTTCCGACACAGAGCCGAAGCTCCTATTGACACCACAGGAAAGAAACCAACGGGCTCAATCCGCTGCTTCCAAGCTTAACATTCCCCACGTAACTGCCAAGTTTCACTCCGCCAATTCCAGAATCACTCTCTCTTCAACCGACATAGAGCCGAGCCTCGAATTGATGTTCAAAGTCGTCAATGATCCCTCGGATGTAGCCCTGTTCTTGCACCCCTCCAGCACTACGAGTCGCCCCAAACGCATGCTGCTAACTCAGGGCAATTTGGCTTCATCGGTTCAGAACATCAAGCGGGTGTATAAACTAACAGAGTCAGACTCCACCGTGATTGTGCTTCCGTTGTTCCATGTGCACGGCTTAGTTGCTGGATTATTGAGCTCTTTAGCTGCTGGAGCTGCTGTGGCCCTCCCGGCGGCCGTTAGGTTCTCGGTGCCCACATTTTGGGCAGATATGATTTCATACAATGCCACGTGGTACACAGCAGACGCTATATTCCACAAGAACATCCTGAAGCACCACCTCAGCAAGCCGAAGCGGATTTACCCAAAGCTTCGATTCATAACGAGCTGCAGCGCGTCCCTCGCGCCCTCTATTATTTCTCAGCTTGAGAAGGCATTTAATGCACCCGTGCTCAAGACTTATGCAATGACAGAGGCTACTCACCTGATGGCATCAAACCCCTTGCCCGAAGATGGCGAGCATAAGCCTGAGTCAGTCGGGAGTCCTGTGGGGCAGGAGATGGCGATTATGGATGCTAGGTTCTCGGCGTCGGGATCTTCTGCTGATGGTGCTGCTCGGGAACATTATATGTCAGAAGTTGCCGGTCCATGCCCGAGCGATGATACGCCGGAGGGAGATGATGCACCTAAGACAACCGAAGAGAACAAAACCGAGAGCGAGAGAGGTGCAGAAGAAGGGGGCCAtaggttgaaattaaccgtagAATTAGAAATGTTTAATGGACCGACGAAGTTCTCCTATGAAGAGTTGATGATCGCGACTGCAGATCGCAAGATTCTGGGAAAAGGAGGTTTCGGCGTCGTGTATGAAGGGTGCATAGGAAAAGCTCACACACCGGTCGCCGTGAAGTTAATAAACTCTCATTCGCACCAAGGGTTAAAGGAGTATACATCTGAGGTGATGACGTTAGGCCAGCTTAGCCACAAAAACTTGGTGCCACTTATAGGCTATTGTCACGAGGAGGATAAATTCATCCTGGTTTACGAATTCATGAGTGAAGGTAACTTGGAGGATCATTTGTTTAAAGGTAGATCCTTATTGACATGGGAAAGAAGGTACAAAATTGCTCAAGGATTAGCCTCGGCGCTGCACTACCTGCAAAAACAATGTCGTCAATGCGTGATCCACAGGGATATCAAGTCTAGCAACATCATGCTTGATGAAGAGTTCGAGGCCAAATTGGGAGATTTTGGATTGGCTAGGCTAGGAGACCATGCCAGAGGGTCCCAAACAACTGAATTGATGGGAACAATGGGTTATGTGGCTCCGGAATACTGTGTAACTGGTAAGGCAACTGAGGAAACCGATATCTATAGTTTCGGACTCGTCCTTTTGGAATTAGGATCTGGGAGAAGAGTCATCGACTTAAAACGCGACCCAATAGGCCTTGCAGAGTGGTTACGGAAGCATTATGGACCCAAGAAGTTGGTCAATGCGGTGGACGAGAGGCTTGGTAAGGATTTTGACAAGAAACAGGCAGAGGCCCTGTTGACTGTAGGGCTGTGGTGCGCTCATCCCATTGCTGATTCTCGGCCTTCGATTGAAGAGGCAATGGCCGTTTTGAACTtgaaggcaaaggcaaagcttCGCGAGCTCCCCTCGAAGATGCCGCCGTCCCCACTTTGTATTGATCGGAAGGTCTCCGCCTGGATGCCTTGGTTATAG